One genomic segment of Arachis duranensis cultivar V14167 chromosome 4, aradu.V14167.gnm2.J7QH, whole genome shotgun sequence includes these proteins:
- the LOC110279716 gene encoding uncharacterized protein LOC110279716, whose amino-acid sequence MDRHVWTDEETEVFVSFMEELVIEGRIADAGQFRPGSFEKLAAKLNERFPSGGFQITHCKNKVKRLKEKYQFAADMAGCSGFGWDDVKQCMVVDNKEILAAYMKKQGVRLYTPGKPFPLYTRLEKIFCKERANGDAAVCGNDAEEEVQINGYEEMDEDDTDFFNSNHDCSESLLQQSNSVASSSGKKQGKKPSSFKAAKDTKMMKELTDTLKYVFDQQGKRLDAFAQAMVNTREEKKTGDILSELGFTDDEVISIALKFSTNPQLEKMFWSLGNSQKIGFIRAILHT is encoded by the exons ATGGACAGACATGTTTGGACTGATGAGGAGACAGAGGTATTTGTTAGTTTTATGGAGGAGCTTGTTATTGAAGGAAGAATAGCTGATGCAGGTCAATTTAGGCCTGGATCTTTTGAGAAACTTGCTGCAAAACTGAATGAGAGGTTTCCAAGTGGTGGTTTTCAAATAACGCATTGCAAAAACAAGGTTAAGAGGTTGAAAGAGAAATATCAATTTGCTGCTGACATGGCAGGCTGTAGCGGTTTTGGATGGGATGATGTGAAGCAATGCATGGTTGTGGACAACAAAGAGATCCTCGCTGCTTATATGAAG aaACAAGGAGTAAGGTTGTATACTCCAGGAAAGCCTTTTCCCCTTTATACGCGcttggaaaaaatattttgtaaggAAAGAGCAAATGGGGATGCTGCTGTATGCGGCAATGACGCTGAAGAAGAAGTGCAAATAAATGGGTATGAAGAAATGGACGAAGACGATACGGATTTCTTTAACTCAAATCATGATTGTAGTGAATCTCTACTCCAACAATCAAATTCTGTGGCTTCATCTTCTGGgaagaaacaaggaaagaagCCTTCCTCATTTAAAGCGGCAAAGGATACCAAGATGATGAAGGAGTTAACTGACACGCTGAAATATGTATTCGATCAACAGGGAAAGCGTTTGGATGCTTTTGCCCAAGCTATGGTAAACACTCGTGAGGAAAAAAAGACTGGTGATATACTCAGCGAACTTGGATTCACTGATGATGAAGTTATTTCTATTGCACTCAAGTTCTCCACAAATCCTCAACTGGAAAAAATGTTTTGGTCATTGGGAAATAGTCAGAAAATCGGATTTATTAGAGCTATATTGCATACTTAG
- the LOC107485532 gene encoding calcium-dependent lipid-binding protein-like translates to MGLISGMFLGMVFGIALMAGWHRMMRYRSAKRTAKAVDVKLLGSLNRDDVKRLCGDNFPEWISFPVYEQVKWLNKQLSKLWPFVADAASMVIRESVEPILEQYRPPGISSLKFSKLSLGSVAPKIEGIRVQRLKKGQITMDIDFRWGGDPNIVLAVDATIASIPIQLKDLQVFTVIRVIFQLCEDMPCISAVVVALLAEPKPRIDYILKAVRGSLTALPGVSDMIDDTVNSIVTDMLQWPHRIVVPLGGVPVDTSELELKPCGRVTVTVVQANDLKNMEMIGKSDPYVALHIRPIFKVKTKVVDNNLNPVWDEKFDLIAEDLETQSIIFEVFDEDIGQDKRLGVAKFPLSELEEETEKEQELRLLASLDTKVKDKKDRGTLTVKVFYHHFNKEEQLAALEEEKKAIEEMQKRRDEGVVGTTKQTLDRAASVAGTGVGMVGSGVATGVGVVGSGVSAGAGLVGIGGGSGSGQGSGASPGSSGSGIAGGFIGNVGSGLSKAGKFVGRTFAGPSGRKSGSTTPISNYEESGGGAKPRPV, encoded by the exons ATGGGTTTGATTTCTGGGATGTTTCTTGGGATGGTATTCGGCATAGCATTGATGGCAGGGTGGCATCGCATGATGAGATACCGAAGCGCCAAAAGGACTGCAAAG GCAGTTGATGTTAAACTCCTTGGATCCCTAAACAGAGATGATGTGAAGAGACTTTGTGGTGATAACTTTCCTGAATGGATATCTTTTCCTGTATATGAGCAG GTGAAATGGCTAAACAAGCAGTTGTCTAAACTTTGGCCATTTGTCGCAGAT GCAGCATCAATGGTCATAAGAGAATCTGTTGAACCAATATTGGAACAGTATAGACCGCCGGGTATTAGTTCATTGAAGTTCAGTAAATTGTCCCTTGGAAGTGTCGCTCCAAAGATTGAAG GTATTCGTGTTCAGCGTCTCAAGAAAGGCCAAATAACAATGGACATCGATTTCCGTTGGGGTGGTGATCCCAATATTGTTTTGGCTGTTGATGCAACAATTGCGTCCATCCCTATTCAG TTGAAGGATCTCCAAGTTTTCACCGTTATCCGGGTCATATTCCAACTTTGTGAAGACATGCCATGCATTtctgctgttgttgttgctctACTTGCTGAG CCGAAGCCTAGAATTGATTACATTCTGAAGGCTGTTCGTGGAAGTTTGACAGCACTGCCTGGAGTTTCAGATATGATTGAT GATACTGTGAACTCAATTGTTACTGATATGCTACAATGGCCTCATAGGATTGTTGTTCCACTTGGCGGTGTACCTGTTGATACAAG TGAACTGGAGCTTAAACCCTGTGGAAGGGTTACAGTAACGGTGGTTCAAGCAAATGATTTAAAGAACATGGAAATGATTGGGAAATCTGATCCTTATGTAGCTCTGCATATTCGACCAATATTTAAGGTTAAAACCAAGGTTGTTGATAACAACCTGAATCCTGTTTGGGATGAGAAATTTGACCTGATTGCAGAAGACCTGGAGACTCAGTCCATCATTTTTGAG GTTTTCGATGAAGACATTGGGCAAGATAAGCGATTAGGAGTAGCCAAATTTCCACTTAGTGAATTGGAGGAAGAAACTGAAAAGGAGCAGGAGTTGAGGTTGCTAGCGTCACTTGATACGAAGGTTAAAGACAAGAAGGATCGAGGAACCTTGACAGTAAAG GTCTTTTATCATCATTTTAACAAGGAAGAGCAATTGGCTGCattagaagaagagaaaaaggcaATAGAAGAAATGCAGAAACGTAGAGATGAGGGAGTTGTAGGGACTACAAAGCAGACATTAGATAGAGCAGCATCAGTAGCTGGAACCGGTGTTGGAATGGTTGGTAGTGGCGTCGCCACTGGCGTTGGAGTTGTCGGCAGTGGCGTCAGTGCTGGAGCAGGGCTTGTCGGCATTGGAGGTGGCAGTGGATCCGGACAAGGCAGCGGTGCTAGTCCCGGCAGCAGCGGCTCTGGCATTGCTGGTGGTTTCATTGGCAATGTTGGTAGTGGACTAAGCAAGGCAGGAAAGTTTGTAGGCAGAACATTTGCAGGGCCAAGTGGAAGAAAAAGTGGTTCAACTACGCCTATCAGCAATTATGAGGAGAGTGGGGGTGGTGCAAAGCCTAGGCCTGTGTGA